One genomic window of Luteitalea pratensis includes the following:
- the kdpC gene encoding potassium-transporting ATPase subunit KdpC, whose translation MTMDLVRGVRFAMATMLLFGGAYPFAVWGLAQTAFRHQAQGSLVMRADGSIIGSTLIAQPFEGEAYVHPRPSAVDYNAASTGGTNFGPTNPDHLKAVGDRVAAVRQREMFTSGAIPADLVTASGAGLDPHLSPAAVDVQVARVARARGVSVDVVRQIVAAHTEPPTFGVLGRSRVNVLQLNLALDADVPRRADTRQDSTHE comes from the coding sequence ATGACCATGGACCTGGTTCGCGGTGTCCGCTTCGCGATGGCGACGATGTTGCTCTTTGGCGGTGCCTACCCCTTCGCGGTCTGGGGCCTGGCGCAAACGGCCTTCCGCCACCAGGCGCAGGGCTCGCTCGTCATGCGAGCCGATGGCTCGATCATCGGCTCGACGTTGATCGCGCAGCCTTTCGAGGGCGAGGCGTACGTCCACCCGCGGCCGTCAGCCGTCGACTACAACGCCGCGTCCACGGGCGGGACCAACTTCGGCCCCACCAATCCTGATCACCTGAAGGCCGTTGGCGACCGCGTCGCGGCCGTCCGCCAGCGGGAGATGTTCACGAGCGGCGCCATCCCGGCCGACCTGGTGACGGCCAGCGGCGCGGGACTCGATCCGCACCTCTCGCCGGCCGCCGTCGACGTGCAGGTCGCCCGCGTCGCGAGGGCTCGCGGCGTCAGCGTCGACGTCGTGCGCCAGATCGTCGCGGCACACACCGAGCCTCCCACGTTTGGCGTCCTTGGACGGTCCCGCGTGAACGTGCTGCAACTGAATTTGGCGCTGGATGCGGACGTGCCGCGCCGCGCCGATACTCGACAGGACTCGACTCATGAGTGA
- a CDS encoding potassium-transporting ATPase subunit F, producing MPRAPSVVDDRAPQDFLRHSLSRLQGNLPTVCNDAMTLVALCLVLLAFVYLVYAMLRPERF from the coding sequence ATGCCTCGAGCACCGAGCGTCGTCGACGACCGCGCTCCTCAGGACTTCTTGAGGCACTCCTTGTCCCGCCTTCAGGGCAACCTCCCTACTGTCTGTAACGACGCCATGACTCTCGTCGCCCTGTGTCTCGTCCTGCTCGCCTTCGTTTACCTGGTCTACGCCATGCTGCGTCCGGAGCGCTTCTGA
- a CDS encoding metallophosphoesterase family protein: MNARVRGLVLALAVAAASAVIGGQTPAPLPNRSGSLKFAAIGDNGTGDPPQYEVGAQMARLHGTFPFDLVIMLGDNMYGGQKPADFVKKFEAPYAPLLRAGVKFQASLGNHDRPENVSYKPFNMNGQRYYSYARGNVRFFALDSTYMDARQVAWIDNALQQATEEWKICYFHHPLYSNADRHGSSVDLRVLLEPIFVKHGVNVVFSGHDHVYERLKPQKGIYYFVSGAAGQLRAGNMNPTDQTAASFDQDQSFMLVEVAGAEMYFQVISRTGNTVDSGRISRQR; encoded by the coding sequence GTGAACGCCCGGGTCCGAGGGCTGGTCCTCGCCCTTGCCGTTGCCGCGGCATCCGCCGTCATTGGTGGCCAGACCCCGGCGCCACTTCCCAACCGATCGGGATCCCTCAAGTTTGCCGCCATCGGCGACAATGGCACCGGCGACCCGCCGCAGTACGAAGTCGGCGCGCAGATGGCCCGTCTGCACGGGACCTTTCCATTCGATCTCGTCATCATGCTGGGCGACAACATGTACGGCGGCCAGAAGCCGGCCGACTTCGTGAAGAAGTTCGAGGCGCCGTATGCGCCGCTGCTGCGGGCGGGGGTGAAGTTCCAGGCGTCGCTCGGCAACCATGATCGGCCCGAGAACGTGTCGTACAAGCCGTTCAACATGAACGGCCAGCGGTACTACAGCTACGCCCGCGGGAACGTCAGGTTCTTCGCGCTCGACAGCACCTATATGGACGCCAGGCAGGTGGCGTGGATCGACAACGCCCTGCAGCAGGCGACCGAGGAGTGGAAGATCTGCTACTTCCACCATCCGCTCTATTCGAATGCGGATCGCCATGGCTCGTCGGTCGACTTACGGGTCCTGCTCGAACCCATCTTCGTCAAGCACGGCGTCAACGTGGTGTTCTCCGGTCACGACCACGTGTACGAACGGCTCAAGCCGCAGAAGGGCATCTACTATTTTGTGTCCGGCGCCGCCGGTCAGTTGCGAGCCGGGAACATGAACCCGACGGACCAGACGGCCGCGTCCTTCGATCAGGACCAGAGCTTCATGCTGGTGGAGGTCGCCGGCGCAGAGATGTATTTCCAGGTGATCTCCCGCACCGGCAACACGGTGGATTCCGGCCGGATTAGCCGGCAGCGCTAA
- a CDS encoding Na+/H+ antiporter NhaA produces the protein MTDETPRPSGGEPRRRKLRRRVRASVPRLSRFAVEHLLLLPAGVLAALAWVNIEPESYYRFTFAIAFAVNDVAIALFFGLITKEVVEATAPGGVLHPWRRAMLPVVASLGATAVPALVHLRLVDVFDDPMLAAGWPATLATDLAIGYFVARLIFKPHPIVPLFLLLGISSDALGFVALTLFNPTGNPHLTVGALFVGSALAIAAGLRRLRVRSFWPYLIGAGGLSWFGLYWSGLHPALALVPIVPFLPHAKRDPGFFVDAKPDAKDTLSQFEVWWRYPAQVALFFFGLVNAGVPMGALEAGTWALPLAVVFGRPVGLLAGTGLALALGFHLPQRVGWRELIVAGLLAAMGLSVGLFFSAAILPPGQLRSELSMGVLLSLAGAPLAVAAAMLLGVGRFARQAH, from the coding sequence ATGACGGATGAAACGCCACGACCGAGCGGCGGTGAGCCACGACGACGCAAGTTGCGTCGCCGCGTGCGCGCCAGCGTGCCGCGCCTGTCGCGCTTTGCCGTCGAGCACCTCCTGCTGCTGCCGGCCGGCGTGCTGGCGGCGCTGGCGTGGGTCAACATCGAGCCCGAAAGCTACTACCGCTTCACCTTCGCGATCGCGTTTGCCGTCAACGACGTCGCCATCGCGCTGTTCTTCGGGCTGATCACCAAGGAGGTCGTCGAGGCCACGGCGCCGGGAGGGGTGCTCCACCCTTGGCGGCGCGCCATGCTGCCGGTGGTGGCGTCGCTGGGCGCCACCGCGGTGCCGGCGCTCGTGCATCTACGCCTCGTCGACGTCTTCGACGATCCGATGCTGGCGGCCGGCTGGCCAGCCACGCTGGCGACCGATCTGGCGATCGGATACTTCGTCGCGCGGCTGATCTTCAAGCCGCACCCGATCGTGCCGCTCTTCCTGCTGCTGGGCATCTCCTCCGACGCGCTGGGGTTCGTGGCGTTGACGCTGTTCAACCCGACCGGCAATCCACACCTTACGGTCGGCGCGCTGTTTGTCGGCAGCGCGCTCGCCATCGCCGCTGGCCTTCGGAGACTGCGCGTCCGGAGCTTCTGGCCCTACCTGATCGGCGCCGGTGGCCTGTCGTGGTTCGGCCTCTACTGGAGCGGCCTGCACCCGGCGTTGGCGTTGGTGCCGATCGTGCCGTTCCTCCCGCACGCCAAGCGCGATCCCGGTTTCTTCGTCGACGCGAAACCGGACGCCAAGGACACGCTCAGCCAGTTCGAGGTGTGGTGGCGCTATCCGGCACAGGTCGCGCTGTTCTTCTTCGGCCTCGTCAATGCGGGCGTGCCGATGGGCGCGCTCGAAGCCGGCACATGGGCACTGCCCCTGGCGGTCGTCTTCGGCCGCCCCGTGGGCCTGCTGGCGGGAACCGGGCTGGCGCTGGCCCTCGGCTTCCATCTGCCGCAGCGTGTCGGATGGCGCGAGTTGATCGTCGCCGGACTGCTCGCCGCGATGGGCCTGAGTGTCGGCTTGTTCTTCTCTGCCGCGATCCTGCCGCCGGGACAGCTGCGATCGGAACTGAGCATGGGCGTGCTCCTGAGCCTTGCCGGCGCACCGCTGGCAGTGGCTGCAGCAATGCTGCTCGGCGTCGGCAGGTTCGCCCGCCAGGCGCACTGA
- the kdpB gene encoding potassium-transporting ATPase subunit KdpB: MSERARKVSMWEGPIVRRATIDAMRKLDPRVQVRNPVMCLVTAGSVLTTIAFVQDLVSGTGHTLFTGQVALWLWFTVLFANFAEAMAEGRGKAQANALRRTRTETVANRINAAGTTEVVAASSLRKGDVVRVTAGEFIPADGEIIDGIASVDESAITGESAPVIRESGGDRSAVTGGTRVLSDAITIRVTADPGHTFLDRMIALVEGASRQKTPNELALGILLAALTLVFLLVVATLEPFARYAGASIPIPVLVALLVCLIPTTIGALISAIGIAGMDRLVQHNVLAMSGRAVEAAGDVDTLLLDKTGTITLGNRQAAELLPVAGVDERTLAEAAQLASLADETPEGRSIVVLAKERFGLRARTLEPHEATFVPFTAHTRMSGVDLPGRRLRKGAAEAIATYVREHGGTVPPELAALVDRVSRAGGTPLVVADDGRALGVVHLKDIVKGGMRQRFEALRAMGIRTVMITGDNPVTAEAIAREAGVDDFLAEARPEDKMALIKREQSAGKLVAMTGDGTNDAPALAQADVGVAMNSGTTAAKEAGNMVDLDSNPTKLIEIVEIGKQLLMTRGALTTFSIANDVAKYFAILPAMFLLAFPQLQALNIMRLATPESAILSAVIFNALIIIALIPLALRGVSYTPLGAAAVLRRNLLVYGAGGVVVPFIGIKAIDVVLVALGLA; encoded by the coding sequence ATGAGTGAACGGGCACGGAAGGTCTCCATGTGGGAGGGTCCCATCGTGCGCCGGGCCACCATTGACGCGATGCGGAAACTCGATCCCCGCGTGCAGGTGCGCAATCCGGTGATGTGCCTGGTCACGGCCGGCAGCGTGCTGACGACGATCGCATTCGTGCAGGATCTCGTGTCCGGGACTGGCCACACGCTGTTCACCGGCCAGGTAGCCCTCTGGCTCTGGTTCACGGTGCTGTTTGCCAACTTCGCGGAAGCGATGGCGGAGGGCCGTGGCAAGGCCCAGGCCAATGCACTGCGTCGGACGCGGACAGAGACGGTCGCGAACCGAATCAACGCCGCGGGAACCACCGAGGTGGTCGCCGCGTCGAGCCTGCGCAAGGGCGACGTCGTCCGGGTGACGGCCGGCGAGTTCATCCCCGCCGACGGCGAGATCATCGATGGCATCGCCTCGGTCGACGAATCAGCGATCACCGGCGAGTCCGCACCGGTGATCCGCGAGTCCGGAGGCGACCGGTCCGCCGTGACCGGTGGCACGCGCGTGTTGTCGGACGCGATCACGATACGCGTGACCGCCGATCCCGGGCACACGTTCCTGGACCGGATGATTGCCCTCGTCGAGGGCGCGTCGCGCCAGAAGACGCCCAATGAGCTCGCGCTCGGCATCCTCCTCGCGGCGCTCACGCTGGTGTTCCTGCTCGTGGTCGCGACGCTTGAACCGTTTGCACGCTATGCCGGCGCGTCAATCCCGATTCCTGTGCTGGTCGCCTTGCTCGTGTGCCTGATCCCGACGACCATCGGCGCGCTCATCTCGGCCATCGGCATCGCCGGCATGGACCGGCTCGTGCAGCACAACGTGCTCGCCATGTCGGGGCGTGCCGTCGAGGCCGCCGGCGACGTGGATACGCTGCTGCTCGACAAGACCGGCACGATCACGCTCGGCAATCGCCAGGCCGCCGAGTTGCTGCCCGTCGCCGGCGTGGACGAGCGGACGCTCGCCGAGGCCGCGCAGCTGGCATCGCTCGCCGACGAGACACCCGAGGGACGTTCCATCGTCGTGCTCGCGAAGGAGCGCTTCGGCCTGCGCGCCCGCACGCTGGAGCCGCACGAGGCGACGTTCGTCCCATTCACGGCGCATACCCGGATGTCCGGCGTGGACCTGCCCGGCCGGCGTCTCCGGAAGGGAGCCGCCGAAGCGATTGCCACCTACGTACGCGAGCACGGCGGAACCGTGCCCCCGGAACTCGCCGCACTGGTCGATCGCGTGTCGCGGGCAGGCGGCACACCGCTGGTCGTTGCAGACGATGGACGCGCGCTCGGCGTGGTCCATCTCAAGGACATCGTCAAGGGCGGCATGCGGCAGCGGTTCGAGGCGCTGCGCGCCATGGGCATCCGCACCGTCATGATCACCGGCGACAACCCGGTCACCGCCGAGGCGATCGCGCGGGAAGCCGGTGTCGACGACTTCCTCGCCGAGGCCAGGCCCGAGGACAAGATGGCGTTGATCAAGCGCGAGCAGTCGGCCGGCAAGCTGGTGGCCATGACCGGCGACGGCACCAACGACGCGCCGGCGCTGGCCCAGGCCGACGTCGGCGTGGCGATGAACAGCGGCACCACGGCCGCCAAGGAGGCGGGCAACATGGTGGATCTCGACTCGAATCCGACCAAACTGATCGAGATTGTCGAGATCGGCAAGCAGCTGCTGATGACGCGCGGGGCGCTGACCACGTTCTCGATCGCCAACGACGTGGCCAAGTATTTCGCGATCCTTCCCGCGATGTTCCTGCTCGCCTTTCCCCAGCTGCAGGCGTTGAACATCATGCGGCTCGCCACGCCCGAGTCCGCGATCCTCTCGGCCGTCATCTTCAACGCGTTGATCATCATCGCACTGATTCCGCTGGCGCTACGCGGGGTGAGTTACACGCCGCTCGGTGCGGCCGCCGTGCTGCGTCGCAACCTCCTGGTCTACGGCGCCGGCGGCGTGGTCGTGCCCTTCATCGGCATCAAGGCCATCGACGTGGTGCTCGTGGCCCTGGGCCTTGCCTGA
- the kdpA gene encoding potassium-transporting ATPase subunit KdpA yields MGSDIVINLAIIAIVVATSLPLGRYIWKVFTDQRTWLDTVFEPIERLVLRATGVSIEEQDWRAYVVSLLASNVVMWVVAFGVLTVQARLPLNPDRIGGMDPTLAFNTASSFTTNTNLQHYSGETGLSTFSQLFVIVWLQFVTAATGIAACIAVFRGLAGNRLATLGNFYRDCARASVRVLLPLAMVVAVLLVWQGVPVTYGGASAATTVEGRAQSIARGMVAPEVAIKQLGTNGGGYFGPNSAHPFENPTPLSNFVETWSIAAIPMAMVWTLGHFVGRRRLAVVVFATMLAIYVPMVVGATVWERAGSLPLTAIGVDHTAGSLEGKEVRFGSGLSALWAVTTTVTSNGSVNAMHDSMTPLGGLMLLAGMWLNNVFGGVGVGLINMVLYLIVTVFVAGMMVGRTPEFLGKKVEAHEMKLASLALLWHPLVILVMTAIACVVWVQATDPGTALGWLKNPGPHGFSEMLYEFTSAAANNGSGFEGLGDNTPFWNVATGLVMLLSRYIPIIAPVALVASLATKPATEASAGSLRADSVTFGTMLWGVTIIIGLLMFLPVAVLGPMAEHLSQGVMR; encoded by the coding sequence ATGGGGAGCGACATCGTCATCAACCTCGCGATCATCGCGATCGTCGTCGCCACGAGCCTGCCGCTCGGGCGATACATCTGGAAAGTCTTCACCGACCAGCGCACCTGGCTCGACACCGTCTTCGAACCCATCGAGCGCCTGGTGCTGCGAGCCACGGGCGTGTCCATCGAGGAGCAGGACTGGCGGGCATACGTCGTCAGCCTGCTCGCATCCAACGTCGTGATGTGGGTGGTCGCCTTCGGGGTGCTGACCGTGCAGGCACGGCTGCCGCTCAACCCTGACCGCATCGGTGGCATGGATCCCACGCTGGCCTTCAACACGGCGTCGAGCTTCACCACCAACACGAACCTGCAGCACTACAGCGGCGAGACGGGTCTGTCCACGTTCTCGCAGCTGTTCGTGATCGTCTGGCTGCAATTTGTGACCGCCGCCACGGGCATCGCCGCGTGTATCGCCGTGTTTCGCGGGCTTGCCGGCAACCGTCTCGCGACGCTCGGCAACTTCTACCGCGACTGCGCACGCGCCAGCGTGCGCGTGTTGCTGCCGCTGGCGATGGTGGTGGCCGTCCTGCTGGTGTGGCAGGGCGTGCCGGTGACCTACGGCGGCGCGTCTGCGGCGACCACGGTGGAAGGAAGGGCACAGTCGATCGCACGCGGCATGGTCGCGCCCGAAGTCGCCATCAAGCAGCTCGGCACCAATGGCGGCGGCTATTTCGGGCCGAACTCCGCCCATCCGTTCGAGAACCCGACGCCGCTGTCGAATTTCGTCGAGACCTGGTCGATCGCCGCCATCCCGATGGCGATGGTGTGGACGCTCGGGCACTTCGTCGGTCGCCGGCGGCTCGCTGTGGTGGTGTTTGCCACCATGCTGGCCATCTACGTGCCGATGGTCGTCGGCGCCACGGTGTGGGAGCGCGCCGGAAGCTTGCCGCTGACCGCCATTGGCGTCGACCACACTGCGGGGTCCCTCGAGGGAAAGGAAGTGCGATTCGGCTCTGGACTGTCGGCGCTGTGGGCGGTCACGACGACGGTCACCTCCAACGGGTCGGTCAATGCGATGCACGACTCGATGACACCGCTCGGCGGCCTCATGCTACTGGCCGGCATGTGGCTGAACAACGTCTTCGGCGGCGTCGGCGTCGGTTTGATCAACATGGTGCTCTACCTGATCGTGACGGTATTCGTGGCCGGCATGATGGTCGGCCGGACACCTGAGTTCCTGGGCAAGAAAGTCGAAGCTCACGAGATGAAGCTGGCGAGCCTGGCGCTGCTGTGGCACCCCCTCGTCATCCTCGTGATGACGGCGATCGCCTGCGTCGTGTGGGTGCAGGCGACCGATCCGGGTACGGCGCTCGGCTGGCTGAAGAACCCGGGGCCGCACGGATTCTCGGAGATGCTCTACGAGTTCACCTCGGCGGCGGCCAACAACGGATCGGGATTCGAGGGGCTTGGCGACAACACGCCGTTCTGGAACGTCGCGACCGGCCTGGTGATGCTGCTGTCGCGCTACATCCCGATCATCGCACCCGTCGCGTTGGTCGCGTCGCTGGCGACAAAGCCGGCCACCGAAGCGAGCGCCGGTTCGCTGCGCGCCGACTCGGTGACCTTCGGGACGATGCTCTGGGGCGTCACGATCATCATCGGTCTCCTGATGTTCCTTCCGGTGGCCGTGCTCGGGCCCATGGCGGAGCACCTCTCGCAAGGAGTCATGCGATGA
- a CDS encoding universal stress protein, with the protein MTHQPRRSADAILSELQEGSRARLRVYIGAAPGVGKTYSMLQDAHAMKAKGLDVVIGIVETYGRADTEVQVGSLEVVPRRRVPYRGVTLEELDVDAVVARHPQMCVVDELAHTNAPGSLRARRYQDVIALLDAGIGVLTAVNIQHLETLNDAVARATGVRVRETVPDTLLDRADEVVNVDVTVEELRTRMREGRIYRPEKIEHALTNFFRKGNLSTLRELALRVVADDVGDKAAGYRAREGLDPPLIPERVMVCMSSNPEAPRVIRTGARIAGRLGSRWYAVYVETPAETPAHIKAGDAEALQQNIRLAESLGATVVNVKAGKAADGLIAFAQREGVTHVIFGQTARSAIELLWKGSTLDRFLRAVPDATVQVVPL; encoded by the coding sequence ATGACGCACCAGCCTCGGCGATCAGCCGACGCCATCCTGAGTGAATTGCAGGAAGGCTCGCGAGCGCGGCTGCGCGTGTACATCGGCGCGGCGCCGGGCGTCGGCAAGACGTACTCGATGCTGCAGGACGCGCACGCCATGAAGGCCAAGGGCCTCGACGTGGTCATCGGTATCGTCGAGACGTACGGGCGAGCCGACACGGAGGTCCAGGTCGGCAGCCTCGAAGTGGTGCCACGTCGGCGGGTGCCCTATCGCGGCGTGACGCTGGAGGAGCTCGACGTCGATGCCGTCGTCGCCCGCCATCCGCAGATGTGTGTCGTCGACGAACTCGCCCACACCAACGCGCCCGGCAGCCTGCGGGCCAGACGCTACCAGGACGTGATCGCGCTACTCGACGCCGGCATCGGTGTGTTGACGGCGGTGAACATCCAGCACCTCGAGACGCTGAATGACGCCGTTGCCAGGGCCACCGGCGTACGGGTCCGCGAGACGGTCCCCGACACGTTGCTCGACCGCGCTGACGAAGTGGTGAACGTCGATGTCACCGTCGAGGAACTCCGCACGCGCATGCGCGAGGGCCGCATCTACCGTCCCGAGAAGATCGAGCACGCGCTGACGAACTTCTTCCGCAAGGGCAACCTCTCGACGTTGCGCGAACTCGCGCTGCGCGTGGTTGCCGACGATGTCGGCGACAAGGCGGCCGGTTATCGTGCGCGCGAGGGCCTGGACCCGCCGCTGATCCCGGAGCGCGTGATGGTCTGCATGAGTTCGAACCCGGAGGCGCCGCGCGTGATCCGCACCGGCGCGCGCATTGCCGGGCGGCTCGGCTCGCGCTGGTACGCCGTCTACGTGGAAACGCCGGCCGAAACACCGGCCCACATCAAGGCGGGTGACGCCGAGGCGCTGCAGCAGAACATCCGGCTCGCGGAATCGCTCGGCGCCACGGTTGTGAACGTCAAGGCCGGGAAGGCGGCGGACGGGCTGATCGCGTTTGCGCAACGCGAAGGCGTGACGCACGTCATCTTTGGCCAGACCGCCAGGTCGGCCATCGAACTGCTATGGAAGGGGTCGACACTCGACCGCTTCCTGCGGGCCGTTCCGGATGCGACGGTGCAGGTCGTCCCCCTGTGA
- a CDS encoding TonB-dependent receptor, with product MSTVLTILATFCACTLNVVPVTSLGLVPPPPWRMQDVASQSPLAQPPSSDAGRVVVTIALEGVRIPGVSTSLRSVDARVAVAQTVSDSVGQVTFPDVAAGRYVVATSREGFATGESAPFTVHGGATKQVLVEMRLTFVRESVEVVVPANSPTESLQPVAVSDVLSGAKMDVQPLAGDDFQSLLTVLPSVIRGPEGRLGIKGGGPTTGALQLSSASLNDPSTGDFDLELPGGAVESVEVLSNPFAAEYGRFSTSVTQVRTKRGTNDWVVKPDNLMPGFGKGFGFVNKFEPRLSISGPIKKDRLLLGQYLQYRFARTPVRSLPGEPQIGVDSFDSFTRLDAVLSSRHSLTGGVIYFPRKITNATLSTFRPEETTPKFTQEGFSAGAVDRLILSAHAVLESTLALRTFEVDQKTQGELPMTYAPQGQSGNFFNRQERDVRSTQLVEALTFSKNGWLGQHVFKVGLDLQHTRFDGINFSQQLDVVRLDGSLAERTRYSPPSTDPEVSGTEVAVFAQDRWRVNDRLNLELGFRTDRDAVVDVVNYSPRIGVSISVLPEGRGILRGGFGKFAERTPLNVGAFTKYDMQTVTRFAPDGTPLAVPITFAHVIDGALTTPESIVQTVAWDQRFGRRVFVKAAYLHRNGSHAYRIDPDPARGVLTLASAGASRYWEVETTGRYLASEHSDVTVSYVRSRSTRDLNDYDQFFGNFRNPIIRSNENGPSPTDVPNRLLVRGTLGLPGRWVLSPLYEWRTGFPWSAVNEFQDFVGERNRSGRLPTVSSFDFTLTRPWHFGKYRFTGGIKVYNLLDSGNERDVQANITAPDYGRFYNPIQRSIGFVLGTTRP from the coding sequence GTGTCAACGGTGCTCACGATTCTCGCCACGTTCTGTGCCTGCACGCTGAACGTCGTCCCGGTCACGTCGCTGGGACTGGTACCGCCGCCGCCCTGGCGGATGCAGGACGTCGCATCACAGTCACCGCTCGCTCAGCCGCCGTCGTCGGACGCCGGCCGGGTCGTCGTGACCATCGCGCTGGAAGGCGTACGCATTCCCGGCGTGTCGACGTCGCTTCGCAGCGTCGACGCACGCGTCGCGGTGGCGCAAACGGTCAGCGACTCGGTCGGCCAGGTGACGTTTCCGGACGTGGCTGCGGGCCGGTACGTCGTCGCCACTTCGCGCGAGGGATTCGCCACCGGCGAGTCGGCGCCGTTCACGGTGCACGGTGGTGCGACGAAACAGGTACTCGTCGAGATGCGGCTCACGTTCGTCCGCGAAAGCGTGGAGGTGGTGGTGCCTGCCAATTCGCCGACCGAGAGCCTGCAACCGGTGGCCGTCAGCGACGTGTTGAGCGGTGCCAAGATGGACGTCCAGCCGCTGGCGGGCGACGACTTCCAGTCGCTACTGACGGTGCTCCCGAGCGTCATCCGGGGGCCGGAAGGCCGGCTGGGCATCAAGGGCGGCGGTCCGACCACGGGCGCCCTGCAACTCAGTAGCGCCAGCCTCAACGATCCGTCCACCGGTGACTTCGACCTGGAACTGCCGGGAGGCGCTGTGGAGTCGGTCGAGGTGCTGTCGAACCCTTTCGCGGCCGAATACGGCCGGTTCTCGACGAGCGTGACGCAAGTCCGCACCAAGCGCGGCACCAACGACTGGGTCGTCAAGCCCGACAACCTCATGCCCGGATTCGGCAAGGGCTTCGGGTTCGTCAACAAGTTCGAACCGCGGCTGTCCATTTCGGGCCCGATCAAGAAGGATCGCCTGCTGTTGGGCCAGTACCTGCAGTACCGGTTCGCCCGAACGCCGGTCAGGAGCCTGCCCGGCGAGCCGCAGATCGGTGTGGACAGCTTCGACTCCTTCACACGGCTCGACGCGGTGCTGTCGTCACGTCATTCGCTGACCGGCGGCGTCATCTACTTTCCGCGCAAGATCACCAACGCCACGCTCTCGACGTTCCGTCCCGAGGAGACGACGCCGAAGTTCACGCAGGAGGGATTCTCCGCCGGGGCGGTCGACCGCCTGATTCTCTCGGCGCACGCCGTCCTCGAGTCGACGCTCGCCCTGCGTACCTTCGAGGTGGATCAGAAGACACAGGGCGAGTTGCCGATGACCTATGCCCCCCAGGGGCAGAGCGGGAACTTCTTCAACCGCCAGGAGCGCGATGTCCGCAGCACGCAGCTCGTCGAAGCGCTGACATTCTCGAAGAACGGATGGCTCGGCCAGCATGTGTTCAAGGTCGGCCTCGACCTGCAGCACACCCGCTTCGATGGCATCAACTTCAGCCAGCAGCTCGACGTCGTCCGTCTCGACGGCTCGCTCGCCGAGCGCACGCGCTATTCGCCTCCCTCGACCGACCCCGAGGTCAGCGGCACCGAGGTCGCCGTCTTCGCGCAGGACCGCTGGCGGGTGAACGATCGCCTGAACCTCGAGCTGGGCTTTCGGACCGACCGGGACGCGGTTGTCGACGTCGTCAACTACTCGCCCCGCATCGGCGTGTCGATCAGCGTGCTGCCGGAGGGGCGCGGCATTCTCCGCGGTGGGTTCGGCAAGTTCGCCGAGCGGACGCCGCTGAACGTCGGCGCGTTCACGAAGTACGACATGCAGACCGTGACCAGGTTCGCACCCGACGGCACGCCGCTCGCTGTCCCGATCACGTTTGCGCACGTCATCGACGGCGCCCTGACGACGCCCGAGAGCATCGTCCAGACAGTCGCCTGGGATCAACGCTTCGGCCGGCGGGTGTTCGTCAAGGCCGCCTACCTGCATCGCAACGGATCGCACGCGTACAGGATCGACCCGGATCCGGCCCGCGGCGTGCTCACACTCGCCTCGGCCGGCGCGTCCAGGTACTGGGAGGTGGAGACCACTGGTCGATACCTCGCCAGCGAACACTCAGACGTGACCGTCTCGTATGTCCGATCCCGCAGCACCAGGGATCTGAACGACTACGACCAGTTCTTCGGCAACTTCAGGAACCCGATCATCCGTTCGAACGAGAACGGGCCCAGCCCGACCGACGTGCCCAACCGGCTGCTCGTTCGCGGCACCCTCGGCCTGCCGGGGCGGTGGGTGCTGTCGCCCCTCTACGAATGGCGCACGGGTTTTCCGTGGTCAGCGGTGAACGAGTTCCAGGACTTCGTCGGAGAGCGCAACCGATCGGGCCGCCTGCCGACCGTCTCGTCGTTCGACTTCACGCTCACGCGTCCGTGGCACTTCGGAAAGTACCGCTTCACGGGAGGCATCAAGGTGTACAACCTGCTGGACTCCGGCAACGAGCGCGACGTGCAGGCCAACATCACGGCGCCAGACTATGGCCGGTTCTACAATCCGATCCAGCGCTCGATTGGATTCGTCCTGGGTACGACGCGACCATGA